A section of the Chloroflexota bacterium genome encodes:
- a CDS encoding TauD/TfdA family dioxygenase: MASTQMLSEVITDSRAWTAQSIDGGESWRYTLTADCFAELDAFVAQRRGQSQPITETRIASADFPACAAVLNDAVVALESGRGFIIVERLSFERYSREEAQMVYWVIGQLLGAPFAQDVRGTLLYDVRDMGQDVSKGARFSVSNLESSFHMDHCFGDPIPDILGLLSLQGAKSGGRSQFLSAYTLHNELLTKYPDALSILYENFYFDRRGQFKEGEKPVFEAPIFRWDAQGLHIRYLYYYIQVGQEKMGEPFSPAQAKALEAVEATLTRQDLHVEMLLEPGQMLFTSNHWLLHNRTSFEDYPEPERRRHLVRLWLSNRNGAVAHH; this comes from the coding sequence ATGGCAAGCACGCAGATGTTGTCGGAAGTGATCACCGATTCTCGGGCGTGGACCGCGCAGTCAATCGATGGGGGCGAGTCGTGGCGCTACACTTTGACGGCGGACTGCTTTGCGGAGCTTGACGCCTTTGTCGCGCAGCGGCGAGGCCAGTCCCAGCCGATCACGGAGACCCGGATCGCGAGCGCCGACTTTCCGGCTTGCGCCGCAGTCCTGAACGATGCTGTTGTCGCCTTGGAGAGCGGACGGGGGTTCATCATCGTCGAGCGGCTGTCGTTCGAGCGGTATTCCCGCGAGGAGGCCCAGATGGTCTACTGGGTCATCGGCCAGCTTCTCGGTGCGCCGTTCGCCCAGGACGTGAGAGGCACGCTGCTCTATGACGTGCGCGATATGGGGCAGGACGTATCCAAAGGGGCGCGCTTCTCCGTGAGCAACCTGGAGAGCAGTTTTCACATGGACCACTGTTTCGGCGACCCCATTCCCGATATCCTCGGCTTGCTCAGCTTGCAGGGGGCAAAGTCCGGCGGCAGGAGCCAGTTCCTCAGCGCGTATACGCTGCACAACGAACTGCTCACCAAGTACCCGGACGCGCTGTCAATCCTCTATGAGAATTTCTACTTCGACCGGCGGGGGCAGTTCAAAGAAGGCGAAAAGCCGGTCTTCGAAGCGCCAATCTTTCGCTGGGATGCGCAGGGCCTGCACATCCGCTACCTGTACTACTACATTCAGGTGGGGCAAGAGAAGATGGGTGAGCCATTCAGTCCCGCGCAAGCCAAGGCACTGGAGGCGGTGGAAGCGACGCTGACCCGCCAAGACCTGCACGTTGAAATGCTGCTCGAGCCGGGCCAGATGCTCTTCACAAGCAACCATTGGCTGCTGCACAACCGCACCTCTTTTGAAGACTATCCCGAACCGGAGCGGCGGCGGCACCTGGTGCGCCTCTGGTTGAGCAACCGCAACGGCGCAGTGGCACACCATTAG
- a CDS encoding MaoC family dehydratase N-terminal domain-containing protein, giving the protein MGTPQRTDRLVAGDELDPFTFQVTEEFNENFLHAVEDLHPRYVTGEDGAPPIIHAGLLFNFSNLTRSPSFSLPAGVAAIHTHEEATYYEPAPVGSTITVSWKILDTYSKREREYQVVEALITTETGAQVLRRISTNIYMGEE; this is encoded by the coding sequence GTGGGAACACCGCAACGTACCGACCGGCTCGTCGCCGGTGATGAACTGGACCCGTTCACCTTTCAGGTGACGGAGGAATTCAACGAGAACTTCCTGCACGCAGTGGAGGACTTACATCCACGCTATGTGACAGGCGAGGATGGCGCGCCGCCTATCATCCACGCCGGGCTGCTCTTCAATTTCAGCAATCTGACGCGCAGTCCTTCGTTTTCCCTGCCCGCCGGTGTGGCGGCCATTCACACCCATGAAGAAGCCACGTACTATGAGCCCGCGCCTGTTGGGAGCACTATCACCGTTTCCTGGAAAATCTTAGACACCTATAGTAAGCGGGAACGTGAGTACCAGGTTGTCGAGGCGCTCATTACCACCGAGACCGGCGCACAAGTGCTTCGCCGTATTTCGACGAACATCTACATGGGGGAAGAGTAA
- a CDS encoding MaoC family dehydratase — protein sequence MQQISPDTPVGHTVTGRTKKVTSYRTWLFSGGWPRFDGWPAKNVHTDLAAAQASGLPTRAASGAMCLGYLTELLVDLFGEAWLSYGMFDTKFIGIIDAGDDIVSKARVTDIESTNSGVQFSLDVWCENQDGTPVVVGTASGRLE from the coding sequence ATGCAACAGATCTCGCCCGACACGCCCGTCGGCCACACCGTAACGGGCCGCACAAAGAAGGTCACGTCGTACCGCACGTGGCTCTTTTCCGGCGGCTGGCCGCGCTTTGACGGCTGGCCCGCCAAGAATGTGCACACCGACCTTGCCGCCGCGCAGGCGAGCGGCCTGCCCACCCGAGCCGCCTCCGGCGCCATGTGCCTCGGCTACCTGACGGAACTGCTGGTCGACCTCTTTGGTGAGGCCTGGCTAAGCTACGGAATGTTCGATACCAAGTTCATTGGCATCATCGACGCCGGTGACGACATCGTCTCCAAGGCTCGCGTCACTGACATAGAGAGTACAAATTCAGGTGTCCAGTTCTCGCTCGACGTCTGGTGCGAAAACCAGGACGGCACGCCGGTTGTCGTCGGCACGGCGAGCGGCAGGCTGGAGTGA
- a CDS encoding AMP-binding protein: MQEPSAEAATSAYLQRLRERQNAYLQRMAPLWAQAHPYASRVMDEYGLTPDDFRTVDDIPKLPPMTKQDYIRDPESFRLDPARATGLSLEERTIADIIYTAGSTGEPTPFYDTVHDRFARIDLLERGARIAGVGPDDTVMNLFPLSAVPHQGYLSATWGAMATGSKLLSAHTGRAYADFPVHRRMDEAIDLIESQRATVLWGITSYVRRVILRAETLGKDFSAVRLVMAMGEPCPTAMRNDMRARLTHLGSPHVTVNNGYGMTELMGPSTECRENGGAHLPAPEQFHFEVVDPQTYAPVPDGARGLLVLTHLNRRGTVLLRYAAGDVVALTHEQCPHCDRYEPRFLGSPYRVDGLTKVKGTLVNPAMLLEGLSGLLSRGVREYQVVISRETPHDPLSADVLRVRAACAEAERERLRHEIAATVRAETEISPEIEFLPADGFGEIAGGYKFKRFVDERVDM; this comes from the coding sequence ATGCAAGAACCGTCCGCTGAGGCAGCAACCAGCGCATACCTCCAGCGGCTGCGCGAGCGGCAGAACGCTTACCTGCAGCGCATGGCGCCGCTGTGGGCGCAGGCGCATCCCTATGCGTCGCGGGTAATGGATGAGTATGGGCTGACGCCCGACGACTTCCGCACCGTAGATGACATTCCCAAGCTGCCGCCCATGACCAAACAGGACTACATCCGCGACCCGGAGTCGTTTCGGCTTGACCCCGCCCGCGCCACCGGCCTGAGCCTGGAGGAGCGAACGATCGCCGACATCATCTACACGGCGGGGTCTACCGGCGAACCGACGCCCTTCTACGACACGGTGCACGACCGCTTTGCGCGCATCGACCTGCTGGAGCGCGGCGCGCGCATTGCGGGCGTCGGGCCTGACGACACCGTGATGAACCTCTTTCCCCTGAGCGCCGTGCCCCACCAGGGATACTTGAGTGCCACGTGGGGCGCCATGGCGACCGGCAGTAAGCTGCTCAGCGCACATACCGGCCGCGCCTATGCTGACTTTCCGGTGCATAGGCGCATGGACGAGGCCATAGATCTCATCGAGAGCCAACGCGCCACGGTGCTGTGGGGCATCACCTCGTATGTGCGGCGCGTGATCCTGCGCGCTGAGACTCTCGGCAAGGACTTTAGCGCGGTGCGCCTCGTCATGGCAATGGGCGAGCCCTGCCCCACGGCTATGCGCAATGACATGCGCGCGCGGCTCACGCACCTGGGCAGCCCGCACGTCACGGTCAACAACGGCTACGGCATGACGGAGCTCATGGGGCCGTCCACGGAGTGCCGCGAAAACGGCGGCGCTCATCTGCCCGCGCCCGAGCAGTTCCACTTTGAGGTGGTTGACCCGCAGACGTACGCGCCCGTGCCTGACGGCGCGCGGGGCCTGCTGGTCCTAACGCACCTCAACCGGCGCGGCACGGTGCTGCTGCGCTACGCGGCCGGTGACGTGGTAGCGCTGACGCACGAGCAGTGTCCTCACTGCGACCGCTACGAGCCGCGCTTCCTGGGCAGCCCGTATCGCGTAGACGGCCTGACGAAGGTCAAGGGCACCTTGGTGAATCCGGCTATGCTGTTAGAAGGACTATCGGGTTTGCTCAGCCGGGGGGTGAGGGAGTACCAGGTTGTCATCAGTCGAGAGACTCCCCACGATCCGCTCTCCGCCGACGTACTCCGGGTGCGCGCCGCGTGCGCCGAGGCAGAACGAGAGCGCTTACGGCACGAGATCGCGGCCACCGTGCGCGCCGAAACGGAGATTAGTCCCGAAATTGAGTTTCTGCCGGCAGACGGCTTTGGCGAAATCGCGGGCGGCTACAAGTTCAAGCGCTTTGTGGACGAACGAGTGGATATGTAA